Proteins found in one Paenibacillus sp. FSL R10-2782 genomic segment:
- a CDS encoding GNAT family N-acetyltransferase, producing MAAEIISVTTEEQLQAAILIRTKVFVEEQKVPADIEIDHFDKLGDTAHHLLISDHGEMVATGRLTYYEEDTAKMQRIAVLKEHRSGGYGRILLLALEERARELGLRHSLLDAQCQAEKFYEKLGYETISEEPFNDAGIPHVRMRKKL from the coding sequence TAGTGTGACGACAGAAGAACAGCTACAGGCAGCGATATTAATCCGTACCAAGGTGTTTGTCGAGGAGCAGAAAGTTCCTGCCGATATTGAAATTGACCATTTTGACAAGCTGGGGGATACTGCACATCATTTGTTGATCTCTGATCATGGTGAGATGGTGGCAACGGGACGCTTGACCTATTATGAGGAAGATACAGCTAAAATGCAACGTATTGCAGTTCTCAAGGAGCATCGCTCCGGAGGTTACGGACGTATATTACTGCTGGCTCTGGAGGAACGCGCACGGGAGCTGGGGCTGCGGCATTCGCTACTGGATGCTCAATGTCAAGCTGAAAAGTTTTACGAGAAGCTCGGTTACGAGACGATTTCGGAAGAACCTTTCAACGATGCCGGGATTCCACATGTACGCATGCGCAAAAAGCT